In one Gossypium hirsutum isolate 1008001.06 chromosome D09, Gossypium_hirsutum_v2.1, whole genome shotgun sequence genomic region, the following are encoded:
- the LOC107892186 gene encoding lysine histidine transporter 1, producing the protein MGTQAPPENGYGRSNSLEEKSAKEKAIDEWLPITSSRNAKWWYSAFHNVTAMVGAGVLSLPYAMSELGWGPGVTVLILSWIITLYTLWQMVEMHEMVPGRRFDRYHELGQYAFGEKLGLYIVVPQQLIVEVGVCIVYMVTGGKSLKKFHDTVCSTCKDIKLTYFIMIFASVHFVLSHLPNFNSISGVSLAAAVMSLSYSTIAWGASVDKGVQQDVQYGYKAKTTAGTVFNFFSALGDVAFAYAGHNVVLEIQATIPSTPEKPSKGPMWRGVIVAYIVVALCYFPVALVGYWMFGNSVQDNILISLEKPAWLIAMANMFVVVHVIGSYQIYAMPVFDMMETVLVKKLNFKPSTTLRFIVRNLYVAFTMFIGITFPFFGGLLGFFGGFAFAPTTYFLPCIMWLAIYKPRKFSLSWWTNWICIVFGLMLMILSPIGGLRQIILQAKDYEFYS; encoded by the exons ATGGGAACTCAAGCTCCTCCAGAAAATGGTTATGGCAGAAGCAACAGT TTGGAAGAGAAATCAgcaaaggagaaagcaatcgatgAGTGGCTGCCAATCACCTCATCAAGAAATGCAAAATGGTGGTATTCAGCTTTCCACAATGTCACCGCTATGGTGGGAGCTGGTGTCCTCAGTCTCCCTTACGCCATGTCAGAACTCGGATG GGGTCCTGGTGTGACTGTTCTAATCCTATCATGGATTATTACCCTATATACACTATGGCAAATGGTtgaaatgcatgaaatggttCCTGGAAGACGTTTCGATAGATACCATGAACTGGGTCAATATGCCTttggtgaaaaacttggcctctACATTGTGGTGCCACAGCAACTTATTGTTGAAGTTGGTGTCTGTATTGTTTATATGGTTACTGGTGGCAAATCATTGAAGAAGTTCCATGACACTGTTTGCAGTACCTGCAAAGATATAAAACTAACTTATTTCATCATGATTTTTGCCTCTGTTCACTTTGTTCTCTCTCACCTTCCCAACTTCAACTCCATTTCGGGTGTCTCCTTGGCTGCCGCCGTCATGTCTTTGAG TTATTCTACCATTGCTTGGGGAGCTTCAGTGGATAAGGGAGTTCAACAAGATGTGCAATATGGCTACAAAGCTAAGACTACAGCAGGAACAGTTTTCAACTTCTTCAGTGCCTTGGGGGATGTGGCTTTTGCCTATGCTGGCCACAATGTAGTGTTGGAGATCCAAGCTACAATCCCCTCTACACCTGAGAAGCCATCGAAGGGACCAATGTGGAGAGGTGTTATCGTTGCCTATATCGTTGTAGCCTTGTGCTACTTCCCTGTCGCTTTAGTCGGGTATTGGATGTTTGGCAATTCAGTCCAAGACAACATCCTCATCTCACTAGAGAAACCAGCATGGCTTATTGCAATGGCTAACATGTTTGTCGTTGTTCATGTTATCGGAAGCTACCAG ATCTATGCGATGCCAGTTTTTGACATGATGGAAACCGTATTAgttaagaaattaaatttcaagccCAGTACAACACTTCGATTCATTGTCCGCAATCTTTATGTTG CATTCACGATGTTCATCGGCATTACCTTCCCTTTCTTCGGAGGTCTTCTCGGATTTTTCGGAGGATTTGCTTTTGCACCAACAACATACTTT CTCCCTTGCATCATGTGGCTTGCCATTTACAAACCAAGAAAGTTTAGCTTATCTTGGTGGACTAACTGG ATCTGCATTGTATTTGGtcttatgttgatgatcttatcacCAATTGGAGGGTTGAGGCAAATCATCCTTCAAGCCAAGGATTATGAATTCTACTCTTAA
- the LOC107892187 gene encoding TLC domain-containing protein At5g14285: METFPFSSIPNLPLFFSMFLILYSIAYSIVFRNWSPKIRPEACSCFISLFHGTPAVFLATFAIFSDQNRGFSSPNTKTQNLVLDYSIAYFLTDLLHYLIFFPTDVLFIGHHLATLFVFITCRHVVFHGSYAILTLLILAEVTSFCQNVWTLATARRHDNQLAAKVYSNLSPYFYAFYSVVRGIFGPFFLYQMGVFYSSGVADNVIPRWLWVSWMCVVITAIGVSILWISNLWVELFKEKKAKLEKEL, translated from the coding sequence ATGGAAACTTTCcctttctcctcaatcccaaatCTCCCTTTGTTTTTCTCCATGTTTTTGATCCTATATTCGATTGCTTACTCCATTGTTTTCCGTAACTGGAGTCCCAAGATTCGCCCCGAAGCTTGTTCTTGCTTTATCTCCCTCTTCCATGGCACCCCAGCCGTTTTCTTAGCCACTTTCGCAATCTTTTCCGACCAAAACCGTGGGTTTTCTTCACCGAACACAAAAACCCAGAATTTAGTTTTGGATTACAGTATTGCTTATTTCCTCACAGATCTGCTTCACTACCTTATTTTCTTCCCTACAGACGTCCTCTTCATTGGTCATCATTTGGCTACCctctttgttttcatcacttGTCGCCACGTCGTCTTCCATGGCTCCTATGCTATCCTCACTCTCTTGATTTTAGCTGAAGTTACAAGCTTTTGCCAGAACGTTTGGACATTGGCAACCGCTAGGAGGCACGATAACCAGTTGGCTGCAAAGGTTTATTCGAATTTGTCCCCTTATTTTTATGCCTTTTATAGTGTTGTTAGAGGGATTTTTGGTCCATTCTTTTTGTACCAAATGGGAGTGTTTTATTCAAGTGGGGTAGCTGATAATGTAATCCCTAGATGGCTTTGGGTTTCTTGGATGTGTGTTGTTATTACAGCTATTGGTGTTAGTATCTTGTGGATTTCTAATTTGTGGGTTGAATTGTTTAAAGAGAAAAAGGCTAAATTGGAGAAGGAATTATGA